Proteins from a single region of Thermococcus sp. CX2:
- a CDS encoding RNA-binding protein produces MAKIKAHHIRLTTFIHATEDEDKVLEAIATFIPEEIDDDDVLFDIVETQGFFGNPIKVVNVEIKRSKAVRTFLEYFKELLSDRDKTYLLDHLDEKVDEEGTFYVRFNKQRAYLGEAEVDEGEDVIQIKIKAKAFPMKKEAVVKAVREWLEE; encoded by the coding sequence ATGGCGAAGATAAAGGCACATCACATCAGGCTGACCACCTTCATCCACGCGACTGAGGATGAGGACAAGGTTCTTGAGGCGATAGCAACCTTCATCCCAGAGGAGATAGACGACGATGATGTCCTCTTTGACATCGTTGAGACTCAGGGCTTCTTTGGTAATCCGATTAAGGTTGTGAACGTTGAGATAAAGAGGAGCAAGGCCGTCAGGACCTTCCTCGAATACTTCAAGGAGCTCCTGAGCGATCGGGATAAAACCTACCTCCTTGACCACCTCGACGAGAAGGTCGACGAGGAAGGCACCTTCTACGTCCGCTTCAACAAGCAGAGGGCATACCTCGGCGAGGCAGAGGTAGATGAGGGCGAGGACGTCATCCAGATAAAGATAAAGGCCAAAGCCTTCCCGATGAAAAAGGAAGCCGTCGTCAAAGCCGTTAGGGAGTGGCTGGAGGAAT
- a CDS encoding 50S ribosomal protein L15e encodes MGMYKYIREAWKTPKKTYVGQLLKVRMIKWRREPSVVRVERPTRLDRARSLGYQAKQGYVIVRVRVRRGGRKRPRWKGGRKPSKMGMVKYSPKKSLQWIAEEKAARKFPNLEVLNSYWVGEDGMYKWFEVIMVDPHHPVIKSDPKIAWIAGKAHKGRVFRGLTSAGRKSRGLRNKGKGAEKVRPSVRANKGKTK; translated from the coding sequence ATGGGAATGTACAAGTACATTAGGGAAGCCTGGAAGACTCCGAAGAAGACCTACGTCGGTCAGCTTCTCAAGGTTAGGATGATTAAGTGGCGCAGGGAGCCGAGCGTCGTTAGGGTTGAGCGCCCAACCAGGCTCGACAGGGCCAGGAGCCTCGGCTACCAGGCCAAGCAGGGCTACGTCATCGTTCGCGTTCGCGTCAGGCGCGGCGGAAGGAAGAGGCCCAGGTGGAAGGGCGGTAGGAAGCCCTCCAAGATGGGTATGGTCAAGTACAGCCCGAAGAAGAGCCTCCAGTGGATTGCCGAGGAGAAGGCCGCCCGCAAGTTCCCGAACCTTGAGGTCCTCAACTCCTACTGGGTCGGCGAGGACGGAATGTACAAGTGGTTTGAGGTCATCATGGTCGACCCGCACCACCCCGTCATAAAGAGCGACCCGAAGATCGCCTGGATTGCCGGCAAGGCCCACAAGGGCAGGGTCTTCCGCGGACTCACCAGCGCTGGCAGGAAGAGCCGCGGCCTGAGGAACAAGGGCAAGGGCGCCGAGAAGGTCAGGCCCAGTGTGAGGGCCAACAAGGGCAAGACCAAGTGA